A stretch of DNA from Microlunatus sp. Gsoil 973:
GCGACCAGCTGCCGTACGTGGACGAGATGTCCTTCTCACTGATCACCGACCCCGAGGTCGGCAAGCTCCAGATCCAACAGGGCAGTGTCGACTACGTCCACGGACCGTTCAACGCGATCCTGCTGGCCGATGTCGAGGGCATCCGGAATTCCCAGGACAAGGCGGGAACCGAGCTGATCCTGTGGGACAGCGGATCGGGCACCGGTTCGATCTTCTTCCTCAACTACGACTACATCGAGGACGACCATCGGGCGCTGTTCCGCGAGCCGAATTTCCGGAAGGCCATCTCGTTCGCGTTCGACAGGGCGACCGTGCAGAAGTCGGTGTACTTCAACACGGGCGAGCGGACCACCGGCACGTTGAGTCCGAAGGCGAAGGAATTCCAGGTCAACGACGAGGGCAGGGAGATCTACCGGGCCTGGCGTGATTCCGCCGTTGCGCACGATCCGGAGAAGGCCAAGCAGCTGTTGGACGAATTGGGCTGCAAGGCCGGATCCGACGGCATCCGTACGCTCCCGAACGGCAAGCCGCTTGAGCTTCGACTGGATTACCCCGCCGATCAGTCTGCGGAGCACACCGCCAAGGACAACCAGTTGGTGTCCGACCTGGCAAAGGTCGGCCTGAAGATGAAGCGCAATCCGATCCCGCCGCAGTCGTTCGATGATCAATGGCAGACCGGCAAACTGATGGCACACACCGACTGGGAGGTCGGCGACGGCCAGCCGCTGATCTACCCGGGCTGGATCGTTCCGGTGCAGTATCAACACTGGGCGCCGCTCTCGGGCCAGTGGTGGTCATTGAAGGGGACACCGACATTGAAGAAGGAGCTCAATGTCGATCCGTACAAGCGGCACCCACCGCGGATGGAGCCCGATAAGAACGGCCCGGTCCAGAAGCTGTGGGACCTTTATAGCCAAGCACTGCTCGAGCCGGATGAGGTCAAGCGCTTGCAGTTGGTCTGGGACATCTTCAAGGTGCACACCACCGAAGGCCCATTCTTCATGGGCTGTGTGGCGAACTACCCGCAGTCGGTGATCATCAAGAAGGACCTGAGGAACGTTCCGCGGAAGGAGAATCTTGCGCTGGGCGGTTTCGTCAATCCGTGGATCCATCCGACGCCGGCCGTCTACGACCCGGAGTGCTACTTCTGGAACAACCCGGAGGAGCACAGCTGATCAGGTGGCGGCAGGCAGCTGCCACTTCCGCCCGCTGGCAGAGCGGATCAGCCCGGCTTCGGCCAGGATCGGCGCCTCGATGGAGCCGTCGAGAATGTGATCGTCGAGTGCACGACGGAAATCATCGTGATCCTTCCAACGCCAGCTGCGGTCCGGGTCGACCCAGATGTCGAGTACGAGGTCCTTGGTGACGATGCCGCAGGCAGTGGCCGGCGCGGTGGATGTTGAGCTTGTGCGGGGAGTCTGGACGCTCGGCGACCACTGCCTGACGGGTCTTGAGCGCGAGCAGCTTCCGTTCCTCACGAGTGAGCCCCTCGGCCTCGGGGAGGTCACGGTTGGTCGCGTACGTGGCGATCGTCCCTTCCGGCGTGTAGCGGACCAGTTCGTCCGCGGTGCTCGTGATCACCCGAGCCGGGAAGGCACTCCACAGCAGACCGTGCCAACGCTCCTCGACGATCACGGTCGTTGCGATATCGAAGGTCGGCAAGGTCATGTACGGACTGTCTCACGTATTTCCGTTGTCGCGCACATGATCAACGGCGAGGCTGGGGGATGTCAGGCGGCGCGGGTGGCTGGGGCTCGGGCCATGGTGTCGGCGAGGTTCCAGACTTGTTGGGCGAAGTCTTGGCTGCCCAGGTCGTGGGTGCCGCTGTCGTTGACGATGAGTACTCGTCCGTAGCGTGTTCGCCAGACATAGTTGCCTGGCCAGGGTTGTCGGACCTTGATTCGGCCAATGGTTCGGGGTCGGTGTTCGTTCCGGGCGAGTGGGCCGAGGTTGTGCAGCCCGGTCTGTCGGGGTGGGCCGGCAGGGATGGGCACGAACGGGATGGTGTGGTCCAGGTCGTTGCCGCGATTCAGGCTGCTGGACCAGGGGAACACGCTGGCCGGCGTCCGGGCGACTAAGGCGTCCCTCATCCGGTCGGGCGTCTCGTACCGATCAACAGGCTTGACGCCGGCGACGTCGAGCACCGGTTGTAGCCGAACCCTGCAGCCCGTACCGAGCCAGTCCCGGATCGTTGACAGGAGGGCGGGACCGACCTCCTCGACCCTGGCGATCGAATGGTCGGGAGCGGTGAATGCTTCGCCGCTGATATGGACGTGCAGCGTCTCTGTGGGTGCCAGCTTGATGGGGTCGATCTTTGTGACCATCTGGGTGACCAGCTGCTCGGCTTGTTCGGCGTTCCAATCGGCGAAGAGGTCGGGTTCGTGGTTTTCGGTGAGCAGTCGCAGGGCGAGGGCCGGGTTGTTGATGGACAGGGCGGCGGCGACGGATCGCCAGCTGTCTTTGGTGTCTGCGCCCTGGGGGTTGACGCCGTCGGGCAGGTGGTCCCGGCGGGTGATGAGGATGTCGGCGAGCCGGTCGATGGCGGCGTCCATGTGGAATGCTTCGGTGGCGGTGACCTTGGCCTGGACGTCAACGAGGTTGTTGGTGTCGGGCCGGCCGAACCGGACCGCTCGATGCCGGGCAGCCTCGGCGGCGGAGTTCTCGCGGTTTTCCTGGTCGACCCGGATGATTTCGGCGTCGAGGAGGTTCTCCAGGCGTTGTTTGGACAGGTTGCCCAGGTGGCCGGCCAGTCGGAGGTCGATCTGGTCGGCCTGAGCCTTGGTAAGGCTGCGCGTCTTTTGGGCGATCAGCCGGGCTTGCCAGGCGGGGATGGCCCAGGAGTGGATGCGTGCCCAGATGTGCGGGTAGCGGTGGCGCAGGTCCAGGGCGTCTTCGATGAGGGCTTTGGCCTGGCCGGGGCTGAGTCGGGTTTCAAGGCCGAGGTCGGCTGCGGCGCCTTCGGCGATGCTGGGGGTTCCGTCGCCGCCGATGACCAGTTGGCGTTCGTCTGCGCCATTGTCG
This window harbors:
- a CDS encoding ABC transporter substrate-binding protein, which produces MTFPISRRALLYGSAALAGAAALGACSSDQKPGSQGTSGGTTSGAVGSATKPLPKPAKFNEAPSLKGKGLPPVEQRLPENPYVIPHKWVKPGKYGGRINLNSNSTQGMALSSGDTEFFYGHSLLRYLNDGKDIGPGLAESWESNADASEWTFHFRKGMKWSDGHPWTTASIIWWWEKFILAQKMGQAVPDEARSGKGTLAKFTAVDDTTLKLTYDSPAPLAADRIVAWANGNVGHNGPIWTMPNHYLEQFHPDTGKDVPADWDASGGLMEQKADWHRNPDCPTMTGFKCKSFDNNKGVVLERNPFYYAVMPNGDQLPYVDEMSFSLITDPEVGKLQIQQGSVDYVHGPFNAILLADVEGIRNSQDKAGTELILWDSGSGTGSIFFLNYDYIEDDHRALFREPNFRKAISFAFDRATVQKSVYFNTGERTTGTLSPKAKEFQVNDEGREIYRAWRDSAVAHDPEKAKQLLDELGCKAGSDGIRTLPNGKPLELRLDYPADQSAEHTAKDNQLVSDLAKVGLKMKRNPIPPQSFDDQWQTGKLMAHTDWEVGDGQPLIYPGWIVPVQYQHWAPLSGQWWSLKGTPTLKKELNVDPYKRHPPRMEPDKNGPVQKLWDLYSQALLEPDEVKRLQLVWDIFKVHTTEGPFFMGCVANYPQSVIIKKDLRNVPRKENLALGGFVNPWIHPTPAVYDPECYFWNNPEEHS
- a CDS encoding DUF222 domain-containing protein, with product MSLDLTQLDTSGLAAVAAGCVRTRDAADCQLLEVAACWADQHPGDGLPFEIKLDNGADERQLVIGGDGTPSIAEGAAADLGLETRLSPGQAKALIEDALDLRHRYPHIWARIHSWAIPAWQARLIAQKTRSLTKAQADQIDLRLAGHLGNLSKQRLENLLDAEIIRVDQENRENSAAEAARHRAVRFGRPDTNNLVDVQAKVTATEAFHMDAAIDRLADILITRRDHLPDGVNPQGADTKDSWRSVAAALSINNPALALRLLTENHEPDLFADWNAEQAEQLVTQMVTKIDPIKLAPTETLHVHISGEAFTAPDHSIARVEEVGPALLSTIRDWLGTGCRVRLQPVLDVAGVKPVDRYETPDRMRDALVARTPASVFPWSSSLNRGNDLDHTIPFVPIPAGPPRQTGLHNLGPLARNEHRPRTIGRIKVRQPWPGNYVWRTRYGRVLIVNDSGTHDLGSQDFAQQVWNLADTMARAPATRAA